Below is a genomic region from Kribbella qitaiheensis.
GTGAACGGCTTCTGGGAGAAGTTCTACTTCCGCCCCGGCAACCTCGGCTACCCGATCTTCGACACCGCTGTCGGGCGGATCGGGGTCTACATCTGCTACGACCGGCACTTCCCCGAAGGCTGGCGGGCACTGGGCCTCGCCGGCGCCAAGATCGTCTTCAACCCGTCGGCCACCAGCCGCGGTCTGAGCTCGTACCTGTGGAAGCTCGAGCAGCCCGCTTCCGCCGTCGCGAACGAGTACTTCATCGGCGCGATCAACCGGGTCGGCATCGAGGACGACTACGGCGAGAACGACTTCTACGGTACGTCGTACTTCGTCGACCCCGAAGGTAAATTCGTCGGCGAGGTCGGCCACGACCACGATCCCGAGCTGATCGTCCGCGACCTGGATCTCGGCCTGCTCGACACCGTCCGGGATCGCTGGCAGTTCTACCGCGACCGCCGCCCCGACGCGTACGGCGACCTCACCAAGCCGTAGCCGGGTTGCGTCCGAAGTAGCGAGGGTCAGGCCCCACCCTTCTTCGGACGCAAGGAAACAGCCGAACCAATCGAGGAGCGCCGAGGATGTCGTTGCTGGTCAAGGGTGGAACCGTCGTCGGGCCGACCGGTGCGCAGCCGGCCGATGTGCTGGTCGAGGGCGAGAAGATCGTCGCGCTGTTCGACCCGGCGTACAGCCAGACCGTCCAGGCGGACGAGGTGATCGATGCAGGAGGCAAGTATGTGATCCCGGGCGGGATCGACGCGCACACGCACATGGAGATGCCGTTCGGTGGCACGTCGGCCAGCGACACCTTCGACACCGGGACCAGGGCGGCCGCGTTCGGCGGCACCACCACGATCGTCGACTTCGCGATCCAGAAGACCGGCGAGGTGGTCCAGGACGGGCTGGACGCCTGGCACACCAAGGCCGACGGCAACTGTCACATCGACTACGCCTTCCACATGATCCTCGGTGGGGTCGACGACGAGTCCCTGAAGGCGATGGACTCGCTCGTCACCGAGGGGATCACCAGTTTCAAGCTGTTCATGGCCTATCCCGGGGTGTTCTACTCCGACGACGGCCAGATCCTGCGGGCGATGCAACGGGCCCGGGAGAACGGCGCGATGATCATGATGCACGCCGAGAACGGCATCGCGATCGACGTACTCGTCCAGCAGGCGCTGTCGCGAGGTGAGACCGATCCGATCTACCACGGCATCACCAGGCCGGAGGCGCTCGAGGCGGAGGCGACCAGCCGGGCGATCTCGCTCGCGTCGGTGGCGAAGGACTGCCCTCTCTACATCGTCCATCTGTCGGCCAGCAAGGCGCTCGAAGCAGTGGCCGCCGCGCGCAACGACGGCCGCAACGTGTTCGCGGAGACCTGCCCGCAGTACCTGTACCTGACGCTGGAGGATCAGCTCGGTGCGCCCGGTTTCGAAGGGGCCAAGTGGGTCTGCTCGACACCGCTGCGGAGCAAGCACGAGTCGCACGCGCGCGATCTGTGGAAAGGCCTGCGCAGCAACGATCTCGCGATGGTGTCGACCGATCACTGCCCGTTCTGCTTCAAGGACCAGAAGGAGCTCGGCCGCGGCGACTTCTCCAAGATCCCGAACGGGATCGGCGGCGTCGAACACCGGGTCGACCTCGTCTACCAGGGCGTCGTCGACGGGCAGTTGTCGCTGGAGCGCTGGGTGGAGACGATCGCGACCACGCCGGCCCGGATGTTCGGGCTCTACCCGCAGAAGGGGATCGTCGCGCCGGGCTCCGATGCCGATCTCGTCATCTACGACCCGAACGGGACCACCCGGATCAGCGCCGAGACGCATCACATGAACATGGACTACTCGGCGTACGAAGGGGTGGAGATCCAGGGCCGGGTGGGCACGGTGATCTCGCGGGGCACCGTGATCGTGGCCGATGGCAACTACCATGGCCGCAAGGGGCACGGACGGTACCTGCGCCGCGGGCTGTCGTCGTACCTGGTCTGACGAGGGGGCAAACCGGTGGACTTCGGAGTGGTGTTCCAGTGTGATCCGCCCGCGTCGGCGGTGGTGGAGCTCGCGGTCAAGGCCGAGGAGGCCGGTTTCAGCCACGTCTGGACGTTCGACTCGCACCTGCTCTGGCAGGAGCCGTTCGTCATCTACAGCCAGATCCTGGCCGCGACCGAGCGGGTCGTCGTCGGGCCGATGGTGACGAATCCGGGCACCCGCGACTGGACCGTGATCGCGTCCCAGTTCGCGACGCTGAACGAGATGTACGGCAACCGCACGGTCTGCGGCATCGGCCGCGGCGACTCGGCGTTGCGGACCCTCGGCGCGAAGCCCGGGACCATCGCCGAGCTGAAGGAGTGCGTCGAGGTCGTCCGCGAGCTCGCCTCCGGCCGGGCCGTGGAGTATCGCGGGCAGCAACTGAAGCTGGCCTGGGTGGAGGACGGCTCGCTCCAGGTCTGGGTCGCGGCGTACGGGCCGAAGGCGCTCGCGGCGACCGGCGAAGTCGGCGACGGGTACATCCTGCAGCTTGCCGACCCGGATATCGCGGCCTGGATGATCGCCGCCGTACGCCGCTCCGCCGAGCAGGCCGGCCGCGATCCCGACGCGATCACCTTCTGCGTGGCGGCCCCGGCGTACGTCGGCGACGACCTTGCCCACCAACGCGACCAGACCCGCTGGTTCGGCGGCATGGTCGGGAACCACGTGGCCGACATCGTCGAGCGGTACGGCGCGACCAGCCAGGTGCCGACGGCGCTGACCGACTACATCGCCGGCCGCAAGGGCTACGACTACGCCGAACACGGCCGCGCCGGCAACACCCACACGGACTTCGTCCCCGACGAGGTCGTCGACCGCTTCTGCATCCTAGGCCCGGTCGAGAATCACCTGGCCCGCCTGGAAGAACTCAAGTCCATCGGCGTAGACCAGTTCGCCCTCTACCTCCAACACGACGCCAAACAAGAAACCCTCACGGCCTACGGCAAACACATCATCCCAGCGTTCTGACCGCTTACGTCCGAAGAAGTGGAGGACACGTCCCTCCGCTTCTTCGGACGTAAGGCAGGTCAGCGTTTACGGGTAGACGAAGAGGCTGGTCGGGTCGAAGGTGGTGCGGACCTCGGCCAGGCGGGCGAAGGTTGCTGGCGACCAACTGGCTTCGTACGAGCCTTCGAGTTCCAGGCCGCCGGCGAAGTTGATGTTGTTCTGGGCCGAGGTCCAGGGGGCGAGCTGGGCGAGGATGCCGTCGACGATGGGCGGCAGGACGTCCGCGAACAGGTTGGGGTCGGGCACGCCGACGAAGGAGAGGCTGAAGTCGGCCTCTCTGCCGCCGACCGCGCTGCCCTCCGGCACGTCCCGGCGGGTTGCGCCGCCGAGGTGCCGCAGTTCGACCGCGACGATCGGGATCTGCTGCTCCGGACCGACGGCCTGGAGCAGAGCGGAGACGAAGCCGTCGTCGATCCCGTCCAGGAGCAGGCCGCGCACCCAGCCGGGGCCGGGGTCGCGCGGGTCGTTGTGGATCTGCGCGATGTTGGCCGCCGGCATCTCGCCGACCGCGTCGATCAGCGTCGGTGCCAAATCGCGGATCGGCCGGAGCAGCCGGTCGCCCTCGGCCGGGTCGCCGACGAAGGCGTAGCGCAGGTTCAGCAGGGTCTTGCCCCGCAGCGGCTCCGGGATGACCTCAAGCGGTGGCAGCCGGAGGATCGCCACGGACGACGAAGCGGACTCGGGCGCCGTCTTGGTCCAGTCGGCCCAGGCGCCGAGGACCGCAGCGATGTGCTCGGCGTCGAAGAACATCGCACCGCCGTACAGGGTGGTGAGCGGGACGAGCTCGAAATCCATCGAGGTGACGACGCCGAAGCCGCCCTTGCCACCGCGCAGGGCCCAGAACAGGTCCGGATTCTCCTTGGCGTTCGCCGAGACCACGTTGCCGTCGGCCGTGACGACCCGGAACCCACGCGCCCAGTCGGAGGAGTATCCAAAGGTGCGGGCCAGCGGGCCGAGGCCGCCGCCGAGCGTGTAGCCGACGGTTCCGACAGTGTCGGAAGCGCCGGTGATCGGGGCGAGACCGTGCTCGGCCGCGGCCGTGATGACCTCGGCCCAGTCGAGGCCGGCGCCGATGCGCGCGATCCGGCCGTCGATGCTGAGGTCCTTGAGACGGGACGTGGTGATGAGGATGCCGTCGGTGACCCCTGCGACGGAGCCATGGCCGGTAGCGAGCACACGCACCGGTACTGCGTACTTCGACGCGACGCGGACGGCCGCGGCGACATCGGCCTCGGAAGTGGCGCCGACGGCCACCTCGGGTGAGTGGACAGCGATGGTGTTGTGGGCAGCGACCTCGGCGGTGAAGCCTTCGTCACCGCGCGTCAGGACCGGGCCGGCAATGCTGGAACGGAGTTCGTCGATCATGCCCCAGTCTGTACAGACGCCGGGTCATTCGCTGATCCCGGAACGCTCCACCCCTTCGACGATCCAGCGTTGCAGGAAGACGAACATGATCACCAGCGGCAGGATCGCGATGCCGGCGGCAATGAAAAGCTGCGGGAGATCGATGGTCTGCGCGGTGAGGAAGGTCGACAGCGCGATCTGGACGGTCCAGGAGTTCTGGTCCGGCGCGATCACCAGCGGCCAGAGGAAGGCGTTCCACGAACCGATGAAGGTGATCGTGCCGATCGCGGCGATGAAGCCCGTCGAGTTCGGCACCACGATCCGCCAGAACGTTCCCCAGTACGCCGTACCGTCGAGCTGCGCCGCTTCCTCCAGTTCGCGCGGGAAGTTCAGGAAGTACTGCCGGAACAGGAAGGTCGCGAACGCCTGGAAAAGACCCGGGATGATCAGGCCGCGCAGCGTGCTCACCCAGCCGAGCGAGGACACCAGCACGAAGCTCGGCACGAATGTCACCGCCGCCGGGATCAACAAGGTGGCGACGATGAAGTAGAACACCGCATTCGCATACCGGAAAGGGATGCGGGCCAGGCCGTAGCCCGCGAGCCCGGAGATCACCAGCACGCCGACGGTCTGCACCACCGCGATCACGAGCGAGTTGAGCAGGCTCCGCGCCATCGGCACGGCCGGGTCCTTGAACAGGTCGGTGATGTTGTGCCACTGCAACGACGACGGGAACAGCTTCCAGGTCGGCGAGGTGATGTCGGCCTCGGTGGACAACCCGTTGCGGAGCACCAGGTAGAAGGGCAGCAGGAAGAAGACGGCGCCGACCCCGAGTACGACGTACCGCAGGACCGAGCCGGTCTTGTAAGCTCCCGAGCGCTGGATGTTCGCCATCTCAGTCCTCCCTCCGGCCGAGGCCGAGAATCCGGTTCTGGCTGAGCGCGATCACGGCGATCAGGAGGGTGAGGATCACGGCGCCGGCGCTGCCGTGGCCGAAGTCCTGACCCTGACCGAGCGCCGCGTAGTACAGGTAGACGAGCGGTGGTCGCGCGTACGGCGGGTAGCTGCCCGAGCTCGACAGCAGGTTGTAGAACTCGTCGAACGCCTGGAACGCGTTGATCAGCAGGAGAAGCAGCACCGCGGTGGAGGTGGCGCGGAGCTGGGGGAGGGTGATGAAGCGCAGCACCCTCGGCCCGCTGGCGCCGTCGATCGCGGCGGCTTCGTAGAGCGTCGGCGAGATCCGTTGAAGACCGGCCAGGAACAAGATCATGTAGAACCCGGCCTGCAACCACATCCGCGCTGTCACGATCACCAGCCAGTACCACGGGGGCTGGGTGACCGAGAGCCACGCGATCGGTTCGACGCCGAACCAGCTGAGCACGGTGTTCATCAGGCCGAAGCGGACGCCGGAGAAGATCGACAGCTTCCAGACCAGCGACGCCACGACGTACGAGCAGGCCGTCGGCAGGAAGTAGACCGAGCGGAAGAACGTGCGCGCGAACCGGGCGCGATTCACCAGCAGGGCAAGGCCGAGCGACACCACGAAGGTGGTCGGCACGATGAACAACGCGAACAGGATGAAGGTCAGCAGGCTGGACCGGAACGCGCCGTCCCGGATCATGTCCAGGTAGTTGCCCAGGCCAACGAACTTGGTCGGGGTGACCGTGTTGTGCGCGTCGAAGAAGCTCAGCACCACCGACCAGATGATCGGGACGTAGACGAACACGATCAGCCCGAGCACGAACGGCCCGACGAAGATCCCGAACCACAGGTTGCGGTCGTACCGGCCGCGCAGCCGCCGCCCCAGCGACGCCCGGCCCGTCGCCAGGGCGGGCTGCTGCAGACCTTGCGCAGTCATCAGCCGGTGATGCGCTTCAGTTCCGCGTCCACGACCGCCTTGACGGCTTTGATCTCGGTGGCCGGATCAGAGCCGTTCTTGATGATCCGGCTGAGCGCGTCGGAGTACGCCGTACCGGACTTCGAGGTCCACAGCAGCGGGGTCTGGGCGTGCCCGTTCTCGTTGACGAACTTCGCCGCGTCGGCCGCCGGGCCGGATTTCAGCTTGCCGGCCTTCTCGACCAGGCTCTTGCGGGCCGGGATGTGGAAGCCGTACGACTGGGCCCAGTCGAGCTGCTTGTCGGTCTGGTCCACCCACAGCCACTTGATGAACTTCTTCGCCGCGTCGACGTTCTTCGACTTGGTGCTGACCGCGGCCGCGTAGGCGCCGACCGGGACACTCGGCGCACCCGTGCTCGCGTTGAGCTTCGGCCAGGGCAGCACGCCGAAGTCGTCCGGCAGTGCCTTCTGGATCTGCGGGAACGTCCACAGACCGGTGAACTGCATCGCGGTCAGGCCCTGCGTGAACGCCGACGGGTCGGACCAGTCGGTCGGTGCGCCGAGCAGCAAGGACTTCGAGGTGAACAACTCCCGGAGCTTGCGCAGCGACTCGACCGCGGCCGGGTCGTCGAACCCGAAGGTGTTGTCGTCGGTGAGGTAGTCGAGGCCGGCCGACCAGAGCGCCGGACCGCCGAGGATGCCGACGCCGCCGTCGTTGCCGACGAACAAGCCCTTCACCTTGTCGGTGGTGAGCTTCTTCGCGGCCGCGAGTAACTCGTCCACGGTGGTCGGCGGCTGGACACCGGCCGCCGAGAGCAGACTCTTGCGGTAGACGAGCAACTGCATGTCGGTCACCTGCGGGATCGCGTAGAGCTTGCCCTGGTAGGTGAGCCGGGAGATCAGCGACGGGGTGAAGTCGCTCTTGGCATCGCCGAGCAGGTCGCTCAGGTCGGCGACCTGGCCGCCCTTGATCATGTCGATGGTCGGGCCGTTGCCGTACTCGAACACGTCCGGCCCACCGTCGGTGAGCAACGCCGAGGCGGTCTTCTTGTCGTAGTCACCCGGCGACCACTGCACGGTCACGGTCGCGTCGGGGTACTCCTTGGCGTACTTCTGAACTGCTTGCTGGGTGCCCGGCTCGCCGTACTGGTGGTACCACTGCGCCAACGCGGGTTTGCCGCCGCTCGAACTGTCCGAAGTGGAGCGGCCGGTGTTCGAACCACACCCGGTCACGGCCAGCGCTGCCAGCCCACCACCCACGGCCAGGAACCGCCGCCGCCCGAACCCGTTGCCCTCAGCACCCGACATCTCGCCGTACCTCCGCTCCGGCGCGGTCCGACCACCGCGCGTCATTCCCCGACCCTACGACCAGAGAGGGCTGTCCGGTCCCCATTCTCAAACCCGCGCCGATGCCGCCGAAAATCTCGCCGCCGGATCTTCCTTCCGCGATAGCATCGCCGTCATGTCTTCTCCCCGTGCCTAGAGAGCGCTCGCTGTCGCCGAGCCCATTCGCCGTACCCCGCTCCCTTGATGGAGCCGGGGCTCTCTAGGAGCGTTTCTCGTGACCAGCACAACTCGTGCTGGGAGCTACCGCGACGTCCTGCTGCTGCCCAACGCGCTGCGCACCTTCGCGCCCGCGCTGTTCGGCCGGCTGTCGTACGGTCTGCTTCCACTGTCCATTCTGTTCACCGTTCAACAGACAACCTCTTTCGCAGTCGCAGGCATTGCTGTCGCTGCCTTCGGGCTCGCCTCGCTGTCGATGCCGCTGAAGGCTCGCCTCGTCGACCGCTACAGCCAGCGTCGGGTCCTCCCGCTCTTGGCTGCCGTCTGCACGGCCGGGCTGGCAGCGGTTGCCTGCCTCCGTACTGCGAACGCCCCGCTGCTGGTGGTCCTCGTCGGCATCACCGGCCTGTTCGCCCCACCGCTAGGCCCGTCCATGCGATCGGCCTGGCGCCTCATCACCGACGGCACCACCCTCAAGGAGCGTGCCTACGCGCTGGACTCGATCTGCGAGGAGTCCCTCTTCTTAGGCGGTCCACTCCTTGCCGGAGTCCTGATCAGTACGGCGTCACCCGCTGCCGCACTCGCCTGTACCGCGGGCCTGATGATCGTCGGCACGTGTGTGATGGCGACGAGCCCACTGGCGCGTCATACGAGCCCAGCGCCACCTCGGCAACACCTGTTGGGTCCGCTGCGCGAGCCCGGACTGCGCCGGATTCTGCTGGTCATCCTCGTCACGGCGTCCGGAGTCAGCGTCGCCTATCTGTCTCTCGCCGGAGTCGCCCAGCAGCAGGGGCACCCAGGAGCGGCCGGGTATCTCGAGGCGGCGATCGGTGCCGGGAGCGTGGTCGGCGGGCTGAGTTGGGCGCGGCGGAAGCACACCCGATCCCGGTCGAGTCACCTTGCGGGGCTGATCGGCGTACTGGCCGCAGGTCTGCTCGCCGCCTCGCTGACCACGAACCTCATCGTACTGGGGCTTGTGATGGGTCTGGCCGGGGTGGCGGTCGCGCCGCTGTTCGTCGTCTCCTATCTCGCCGCGGACGATCTGACTCCGTCGCATCAGCGAACGGAGGCGAGTACGTGGATCAATACCTCGAACAACCTCGGCAGCTCGGCGGGCGCATCACTGGCGGGGCTGACCATTGACCACACCGGGCCTTCCCGGAGCTTCCTCGCAGGGGGCATCCTGCTCGCTCTGACGGCCGGCACAG
It encodes:
- a CDS encoding ABC transporter substrate-binding protein, giving the protein MTRGGRTAPERRYGEMSGAEGNGFGRRRFLAVGGGLAALAVTGCGSNTGRSTSDSSSGGKPALAQWYHQYGEPGTQQAVQKYAKEYPDATVTVQWSPGDYDKKTASALLTDGGPDVFEYGNGPTIDMIKGGQVADLSDLLGDAKSDFTPSLISRLTYQGKLYAIPQVTDMQLLVYRKSLLSAAGVQPPTTVDELLAAAKKLTTDKVKGLFVGNDGGVGILGGPALWSAGLDYLTDDNTFGFDDPAAVESLRKLRELFTSKSLLLGAPTDWSDPSAFTQGLTAMQFTGLWTFPQIQKALPDDFGVLPWPKLNASTGAPSVPVGAYAAAVSTKSKNVDAAKKFIKWLWVDQTDKQLDWAQSYGFHIPARKSLVEKAGKLKSGPAADAAKFVNENGHAQTPLLWTSKSGTAYSDALSRIIKNGSDPATEIKAVKAVVDAELKRITG
- a CDS encoding MFS transporter, producing the protein MTSTTRAGSYRDVLLLPNALRTFAPALFGRLSYGLLPLSILFTVQQTTSFAVAGIAVAAFGLASLSMPLKARLVDRYSQRRVLPLLAAVCTAGLAAVACLRTANAPLLVVLVGITGLFAPPLGPSMRSAWRLITDGTTLKERAYALDSICEESLFLGGPLLAGVLISTASPAAALACTAGLMIVGTCVMATSPLARHTSPAPPRQHLLGPLREPGLRRILLVILVTASGVSVAYLSLAGVAQQQGHPGAAGYLEAAIGAGSVVGGLSWARRKHTRSRSSHLAGLIGVLAAGLLAASLTTNLIVLGLVMGLAGVAVAPLFVVSYLAADDLTPSHQRTEASTWINTSNNLGSSAGASLAGLTIDHTGPSRSFLAGGILLALTAGTVLLARRHLNR
- the hydA gene encoding dihydropyrimidinase, translated to MSLLVKGGTVVGPTGAQPADVLVEGEKIVALFDPAYSQTVQADEVIDAGGKYVIPGGIDAHTHMEMPFGGTSASDTFDTGTRAAAFGGTTTIVDFAIQKTGEVVQDGLDAWHTKADGNCHIDYAFHMILGGVDDESLKAMDSLVTEGITSFKLFMAYPGVFYSDDGQILRAMQRARENGAMIMMHAENGIAIDVLVQQALSRGETDPIYHGITRPEALEAEATSRAISLASVAKDCPLYIVHLSASKALEAVAAARNDGRNVFAETCPQYLYLTLEDQLGAPGFEGAKWVCSTPLRSKHESHARDLWKGLRSNDLAMVSTDHCPFCFKDQKELGRGDFSKIPNGIGGVEHRVDLVYQGVVDGQLSLERWVETIATTPARMFGLYPQKGIVAPGSDADLVIYDPNGTTRISAETHHMNMDYSAYEGVEIQGRVGTVISRGTVIVADGNYHGRKGHGRYLRRGLSSYLV
- a CDS encoding TIGR03842 family LLM class F420-dependent oxidoreductase; this translates as MDFGVVFQCDPPASAVVELAVKAEEAGFSHVWTFDSHLLWQEPFVIYSQILAATERVVVGPMVTNPGTRDWTVIASQFATLNEMYGNRTVCGIGRGDSALRTLGAKPGTIAELKECVEVVRELASGRAVEYRGQQLKLAWVEDGSLQVWVAAYGPKALAATGEVGDGYILQLADPDIAAWMIAAVRRSAEQAGRDPDAITFCVAAPAYVGDDLAHQRDQTRWFGGMVGNHVADIVERYGATSQVPTALTDYIAGRKGYDYAEHGRAGNTHTDFVPDEVVDRFCILGPVENHLARLEELKSIGVDQFALYLQHDAKQETLTAYGKHIIPAF
- a CDS encoding carbohydrate ABC transporter permease; translated protein: MTAQGLQQPALATGRASLGRRLRGRYDRNLWFGIFVGPFVLGLIVFVYVPIIWSVVLSFFDAHNTVTPTKFVGLGNYLDMIRDGAFRSSLLTFILFALFIVPTTFVVSLGLALLVNRARFARTFFRSVYFLPTACSYVVASLVWKLSIFSGVRFGLMNTVLSWFGVEPIAWLSVTQPPWYWLVIVTARMWLQAGFYMILFLAGLQRISPTLYEAAAIDGASGPRVLRFITLPQLRATSTAVLLLLLINAFQAFDEFYNLLSSSGSYPPYARPPLVYLYYAALGQGQDFGHGSAGAVILTLLIAVIALSQNRILGLGRRED
- a CDS encoding carbohydrate ABC transporter permease, coding for MANIQRSGAYKTGSVLRYVVLGVGAVFFLLPFYLVLRNGLSTEADITSPTWKLFPSSLQWHNITDLFKDPAVPMARSLLNSLVIAVVQTVGVLVISGLAGYGLARIPFRYANAVFYFIVATLLIPAAVTFVPSFVLVSSLGWVSTLRGLIIPGLFQAFATFLFRQYFLNFPRELEEAAQLDGTAYWGTFWRIVVPNSTGFIAAIGTITFIGSWNAFLWPLVIAPDQNSWTVQIALSTFLTAQTIDLPQLFIAAGIAILPLVIMFVFLQRWIVEGVERSGISE
- a CDS encoding FAD-binding oxidoreductase, coding for MIDELRSSIAGPVLTRGDEGFTAEVAAHNTIAVHSPEVAVGATSEADVAAAVRVASKYAVPVRVLATGHGSVAGVTDGILITTSRLKDLSIDGRIARIGAGLDWAEVITAAAEHGLAPITGASDTVGTVGYTLGGGLGPLARTFGYSSDWARGFRVVTADGNVVSANAKENPDLFWALRGGKGGFGVVTSMDFELVPLTTLYGGAMFFDAEHIAAVLGAWADWTKTAPESASSSVAILRLPPLEVIPEPLRGKTLLNLRYAFVGDPAEGDRLLRPIRDLAPTLIDAVGEMPAANIAQIHNDPRDPGPGWVRGLLLDGIDDGFVSALLQAVGPEQQIPIVAVELRHLGGATRRDVPEGSAVGGREADFSLSFVGVPDPNLFADVLPPIVDGILAQLAPWTSAQNNINFAGGLELEGSYEASWSPATFARLAEVRTTFDPTSLFVYP
- a CDS encoding nitrilase-related carbon-nitrogen hydrolase, which translates into the protein MADVVRAALVQTKWTGDQESMTKAHEDYARQAAAAGAKVICFQELFYGPYFCQLQDPKFYEYAESVPGPTTERFQALAAELGMVMVLPMYEQEQPGVLYNTAAVIDADGKYLGKYRKNHIPQVNGFWEKFYFRPGNLGYPIFDTAVGRIGVYICYDRHFPEGWRALGLAGAKIVFNPSATSRGLSSYLWKLEQPASAVANEYFIGAINRVGIEDDYGENDFYGTSYFVDPEGKFVGEVGHDHDPELIVRDLDLGLLDTVRDRWQFYRDRRPDAYGDLTKP